A DNA window from Phragmites australis chromosome 11, lpPhrAust1.1, whole genome shotgun sequence contains the following coding sequences:
- the LOC133884885 gene encoding uncharacterized protein LOC133884885 gives MAEMEDGMAVTRTTTMESEGATTDEDVHLSPTCVCRGGGGGGGGRIKILCSFGGRIMPRRSDGVLKYVGGETRVLAVPRSIPFCEMKKKVEEMFKTEVSVIKYQLLSLAEELDVLVSVTCDDDLVHMLDEYDRLEAKRSPTASPRFRVYIFAPQPAAPLPLAAAPVPSSSRYAGYSRYHPHHHHHHFQPERYVATVPGTPNRSPPYPAQPHGAVSAGNSPRANTVGAEQPPIFGLGMQRVRSSPNLGSLDAALQHLNPHVADIGGCGGCLAGGYMSGSPRLAGAGPLSLQSNYHNYQHQYPPAPLPVPHHAARGYVRVGNYLAPMAPAPRSSDRPVTRGGPPPPHSEMHTPKKTTLVWD, from the exons ATGGCTGAGATGGAAGACGGGATGGCAGTGACGAGGACGACGACAATGGAGTCCGAGGGCGCGACGACAGACGAGGACGTGCATCTTTCGCCGACCTGCGTCTgtcgcggcggcggtggtggaggcggaggccgcATCAAGATCCTCTGTAGCTTCGGCGGCCGCATCATGCCCCGCCGGTCCGACGGCGTGCTCAAGTACGTCGGCGGCGAGACCCGCGTCCTCGCCGTGCCCCGCTCCATCCCCTTCTGCG agatgaagaagaaggtggaggagatgtTCAAGACGGAGGTGTCGGTCATCAAGTACCAGCTGCTCTCCCTCGCCGAGGAACTCGACGTGCTCGTCTCCGTCACCTGCGACGACGACCTGGTCCACATGCTGGACGAGTACGACCGCCTCGAGGCCAAGCGGTCGCCGACTGCGTCGCCGCGCTTCCGCGTCTACATCTTCGCGCCGCAGCCCGCCGCGCCCCTCCCGTTGGCCGCCGCCCCCGTGCCTTCCTCTTCCCGCTACGCCGGGTACTCGCGCTACCAcccgcaccaccaccaccaccacttccAGCCGGAGCGCTACGTGGCCACCGTGCCCGGCACGCCAAACCGGAGCCCGCCGTACCCCGCCCAGCCGCACGGCGCCGTCTCGGCGGGCAACTCCCCGCGCGCCAACACCGTAGGCGCCGAGCAGCCCCCCATCTTCGGGCTAGGGATGCAGCGCGTGCGGAGCTCACCGAATCTCGGCAGCCTGGACGCAGCGCTGCAGCACTTGAATCCACACGTGGCGGACatcggcggctgcggcggctgcTTAGCAGGAGGATACATGAGCGGCTCACCAAGGCTCGCCGGCGCCGGTCCCCTCTCCTTGCAGAGCAACTACCACAACTACCAGCACCAGTACCCGCCGGCGCCGCTGCCAGTGCCGCACCACGCGGCGCGCGGCTACGTCCGGGTGGGCAACTACCTCGCGCCGATGGCGCCGGCACCCCGATCATCGGATCGGCCGGTCACGAGGggcgggccgccgccgccgcacagCGAGATGCACACGCCGAAGAAGACCACGTTGGTATGGGACTGA